In bacterium, one genomic interval encodes:
- a CDS encoding cation-translocating P-type ATPase yields MKQNKNKTPTEMVWHQMSLQDVLLALDTDGENGLASAEALRRREVTGPNLLIEKRGRGLLSIFLEQIRSLMVVVLLAAGAVSLFLGEFSDVVAILAIVLLNAVLGVKEEYKAEKAIAALRRLAVPRVKVLREGQVEEAGARDLVPGDIVLLEAGDMVPADCRLLSCETLRIQESSLTGESEPVEKWNKALAEQDAVPLGDRVNMAFMGTPVVHGHGKGVVTGTGMNTEIGRVAGMIQDQEEEATPLQKRLDRLARNLAFAALALVLLVVLLGLVRGEAPKLLFLTAVSLAVAVMPEGLPAVVTIALALGAERMLRYKALIRRLPAVESLGSVTVICTDKTGTLTENTMTVTILDAAGRRLDLAQKALKTGLRTTPGEELVDLSGYPAMTLLLAGGALCNDATLRERPDKTLSAVGDPTEGALVVAAARAGLGKSQLDQLMPRLEEVPFDSDRRLMTTVHSLDQARSGGPGALPDVLKDAISDQDKRLVITKGAIESLLPLCDRIMDSKGPGTLTAAGRDTILKSHDELAGMGMRILGVSFRGDSGALEPDQGSGYEKELVYVGMVGILDPPRPEALKAVQTCRAAGIRTIMITGDHPLTAAHIAGILGIGNGAGVLTGAQMDQIPADRLAREIEGTDVYARVSPAHKLRIVKALRSGGHIVAMTGDGVNDAPALKSADVGVAMGLVGTEVAKEAADIVLQDDNFATIVHAVREGRIIFDNIRKFVLFILASNSAEILVMLAGPLMGMPLPLYPLQILWVNLLSDGLPAVALAVEPGEKDVMERAPIDPKEGIFTRGMVFRIVWVGTLLGALCLFSGYRFWSMDDPAWRTLIFSTLTFGQMANVLAVRTGKQSLFRTGIMSNRPLLGAVLLTCALQVAVIYLPPLQSVFKTVPLTAAQFGTCLFLSFLLFWAIEGEKLLRRLSQRKVASASNR; encoded by the coding sequence ATGAAACAGAACAAAAACAAGACTCCCACAGAGATGGTCTGGCACCAGATGTCCCTCCAGGATGTCCTCCTGGCCCTGGATACTGACGGTGAGAACGGACTTGCCTCTGCCGAGGCACTGCGTCGAAGGGAAGTGACAGGCCCTAACCTGCTCATCGAGAAGCGAGGCAGGGGTCTCCTGTCCATCTTCCTGGAACAGATCCGGTCGCTGATGGTCGTTGTGCTTCTGGCAGCCGGCGCCGTTTCCTTGTTTCTCGGGGAGTTTTCCGATGTCGTGGCCATTCTGGCCATCGTCCTGCTCAACGCTGTTCTGGGTGTCAAGGAGGAGTACAAGGCGGAAAAGGCCATCGCCGCCCTGCGCCGCCTGGCTGTGCCCAGGGTCAAGGTCCTGCGGGAAGGCCAGGTGGAGGAGGCAGGCGCCAGGGATCTGGTCCCCGGTGACATCGTTCTTCTCGAGGCCGGCGATATGGTACCGGCGGACTGCCGGCTTCTGTCCTGCGAGACCCTTCGCATTCAGGAATCCTCCCTGACAGGCGAATCAGAGCCGGTGGAAAAGTGGAACAAGGCTCTGGCTGAGCAGGATGCTGTTCCTCTGGGTGACAGGGTGAACATGGCGTTCATGGGAACGCCGGTGGTCCACGGACACGGTAAGGGGGTGGTCACCGGGACAGGTATGAACACCGAAATCGGCCGTGTGGCTGGCATGATCCAGGACCAGGAGGAGGAGGCGACGCCCCTTCAAAAAAGGCTGGACCGGCTGGCAAGAAACCTGGCTTTTGCCGCCCTTGCCCTGGTTCTTCTTGTCGTCCTGCTGGGCCTGGTGCGCGGAGAAGCTCCCAAGCTGTTGTTTTTAACGGCGGTCAGCCTGGCAGTCGCGGTCATGCCGGAGGGCCTGCCTGCGGTAGTGACGATAGCGCTCGCTCTGGGGGCGGAAAGAATGCTCCGCTACAAGGCGCTCATAAGGCGCCTTCCAGCCGTTGAAAGCCTCGGGTCCGTCACTGTCATATGTACCGACAAAACAGGAACGCTCACCGAGAACACAATGACGGTGACGATCCTCGACGCGGCGGGCCGGCGTTTAGACCTTGCTCAGAAGGCGCTTAAAACAGGGCTTCGCACGACCCCAGGTGAAGAGCTGGTCGACCTGTCGGGCTATCCGGCCATGACCCTCCTGCTGGCCGGAGGCGCTCTTTGTAACGATGCTACTTTGAGAGAGCGTCCGGACAAGACGCTGTCGGCCGTTGGAGATCCCACCGAAGGAGCCCTCGTGGTGGCGGCCGCGAGGGCGGGTCTCGGTAAAAGTCAACTGGACCAGCTGATGCCGAGGCTCGAAGAGGTTCCTTTCGACTCTGACCGCAGGCTTATGACAACGGTCCACAGTCTGGACCAAGCCCGTTCAGGAGGGCCCGGCGCTTTGCCTGACGTTCTTAAAGATGCGATATCTGACCAGGACAAGCGTCTTGTCATCACGAAAGGGGCCATCGAAAGCCTTCTTCCGTTGTGTGACCGCATCATGGATTCCAAGGGGCCCGGCACCCTTACCGCGGCCGGTCGGGACACGATCCTGAAAAGCCACGACGAGCTGGCGGGCATGGGGATGCGGATCCTGGGAGTGAGCTTTCGCGGCGACAGCGGCGCGCTGGAACCCGACCAGGGGAGCGGTTATGAAAAGGAGCTGGTTTATGTGGGGATGGTGGGGATACTGGATCCTCCGCGCCCCGAGGCCCTCAAGGCGGTGCAGACCTGCCGGGCAGCCGGTATCCGTACGATCATGATCACGGGGGACCATCCTCTGACCGCCGCCCACATTGCTGGAATACTCGGTATCGGAAACGGTGCCGGGGTCCTTACCGGCGCCCAGATGGACCAGATACCGGCAGACCGCCTGGCCCGGGAGATCGAGGGAACAGATGTCTACGCGAGAGTCTCACCTGCCCACAAACTGAGGATCGTCAAGGCCCTCAGAAGCGGGGGTCATATTGTTGCCATGACCGGGGACGGGGTCAACGATGCCCCTGCTTTAAAGAGTGCGGACGTCGGTGTTGCCATGGGCCTGGTGGGGACGGAGGTGGCCAAGGAGGCGGCGGATATCGTCCTGCAGGACGATAATTTCGCCACCATAGTGCATGCGGTGCGGGAGGGGCGGATAATCTTTGATAATATACGCAAGTTCGTCCTTTTCATTCTTGCCAGCAACTCCGCCGAGATCCTGGTCATGCTGGCGGGGCCCCTGATGGGCATGCCCCTGCCTCTTTATCCCCTCCAGATCCTCTGGGTCAACCTCCTGTCCGACGGTCTGCCCGCGGTGGCCCTGGCTGTGGAGCCGGGTGAAAAGGATGTCATGGAAAGGGCTCCCATCGATCCAAAGGAGGGGATATTCACCAGGGGCATGGTTTTCAGGATCGTCTGGGTGGGGACCCTGCTGGGCGCACTGTGCCTGTTTTCCGGATACCGGTTCTGGTCCATGGATGATCCGGCGTGGAGAACGCTCATCTTCAGCACCCTGACCTTTGGCCAGATGGCCAATGTCCTTGCGGTGCGGACAGGGAAACAGTCCCTTTTCCGGACCGGGATCATGTCCAACCGTCCCTTGCTGGGGGCTGTCCTTTTGACATGCGCACTTCAGGTGGCAGTGATCTACCTGCCTCCCCTGCAATCGGTGTTCAAGACGGTTCCCCTCACGGCTGCCCAGTTTGGAACCTGTTTGTTCCTGAGTTTTCTGCTTTTCTGGGCCATAGAAGGAGAAAAGCTGTTAAGGCGGCTGAGCCAAAGGAAAGTGGCCTCAGCTTCGAACCGGTAA
- the ccsA gene encoding cytochrome c biogenesis protein CcsA, producing MKLNSDKILPILTLIAMIASLAAVLLLAPTEKTMGDVQRIFYFHLACAAAAFVSFTCVFIASIGFILRRETVWDHLAASAAEVGVLFTTLVLVTGPLWARPVWGQWWVWDPRLTTTLILWFLYTGYLVLRRAIPGYRGAMAGAVFAILAYVDVPVVYFSVSWWRGIHPQVLRGGGGLDPGMVFPLLISVTALLLLSGVLIRERLNLANAADCVDRIAVALEDMES from the coding sequence ATGAAGCTTAACTCAGATAAAATATTACCGATCCTGACCCTCATCGCCATGATTGCTTCCCTGGCCGCCGTCCTTCTGCTGGCGCCCACGGAAAAGACCATGGGGGATGTCCAGCGCATCTTCTACTTTCATCTCGCCTGCGCTGCTGCTGCCTTTGTCTCCTTCACGTGCGTGTTCATCGCCTCTATCGGTTTTATTCTTCGCCGGGAAACGGTTTGGGATCATCTTGCCGCTTCGGCTGCCGAGGTAGGTGTGCTGTTTACAACCCTCGTTCTTGTTACCGGGCCGCTGTGGGCAAGGCCGGTGTGGGGTCAGTGGTGGGTATGGGACCCGAGGTTAACCACAACGCTGATCCTGTGGTTCCTCTATACAGGCTACCTGGTGCTCAGGCGGGCTATCCCGGGATATCGAGGCGCCATGGCCGGGGCGGTCTTTGCCATCCTTGCCTACGTGGATGTGCCGGTGGTCTATTTTTCGGTGTCCTGGTGGAGGGGAATCCATCCCCAGGTGCTCAGGGGCGGCGGGGGTCTTGACCCTGGCATGGTGTTCCCCCTGCTTATCAGTGTCACCGCCCTTTTGCTCCTTTCAGGGGTTCTCATCAGGGAGCGCCTTAACCTTGCCAACGCTGCGGATTGTGTTGACAGGATAGCCGTTGCGTTGGAGGATATGGAATCATGA
- a CDS encoding tetratricopeptide repeat protein, translating to MDNSKTLVLVVAALFLGLMVGILGPKMFGSKPAVQQVSQQQSPAAQQQAPGTDYTLQINELKSRLQINPNDVALLVQLGNTYFDSNMYLESIEAYEKALALKPGNPNVLTDLGVMYRRSRQPNEAIKRFRLAAAADPMHFQSRMNLAVVLLYDLNDSIGAREAAQSVLAVYPQGPNADNARQILAEIEARQ from the coding sequence ATGGACAACAGCAAAACTCTCGTTCTGGTCGTTGCGGCCCTTTTCCTCGGACTGATGGTAGGGATCCTCGGGCCCAAAATGTTCGGCTCCAAACCGGCGGTACAGCAGGTGTCCCAGCAGCAAAGTCCCGCGGCCCAACAGCAGGCTCCCGGGACCGATTACACCCTGCAGATAAACGAACTGAAAAGTCGCCTTCAGATTAACCCCAACGATGTCGCCCTCCTGGTCCAGCTGGGCAACACCTACTTTGACAGCAACATGTATCTTGAATCCATCGAGGCCTATGAAAAAGCCCTGGCCTTAAAGCCAGGGAACCCCAACGTCCTGACTGACCTGGGTGTTATGTACAGAAGGAGCCGGCAGCCGAATGAGGCGATCAAGCGGTTTCGCCTGGCTGCGGCTGCGGATCCGATGCATTTTCAGAGCCGTATGAACCTGGCAGTTGTGCTCCTTTACGATCTCAATGATAGTATCGGGGCCAGGGAAGCTGCCCAAAGCGTGCTTGCGGTTTACCCTCAGGGCCCCAACGCTGATAACGCCCGACAGATTTTAGCGGAGATCGAAGCACGGCAGTAG
- a CDS encoding Bax inhibitor-1/YccA family protein, which yields MRTSNPALNDKAFSRVTTGGETMTISGAVNKTLILLALVVFAAAYTWRLFYAQMATAGPQAAAQAVMPWMITGLLAGFIVAMVTIFKKTWAPATAPAYAILEGLALGGISAFFEAQFPGIVIQAVALTLGTLFALLMAYKSGLIRATENFRLGVVAATGGIFIVYMISMFGRMIFGWQMPLIHDSGPMGIAFSLFVVVIAALNLVLDFDFIEKGHGMAPKYMEWFAAFGLVVTLVWLYLEILRLLSKLRSK from the coding sequence ATGCGAACCAGTAACCCCGCTTTAAACGACAAGGCTTTTTCCCGTGTAACGACTGGGGGCGAGACGATGACGATCTCGGGCGCCGTCAACAAGACCCTCATCCTGCTGGCGCTGGTGGTTTTCGCGGCTGCATACACATGGAGGCTCTTCTATGCGCAAATGGCCACCGCTGGCCCTCAGGCAGCTGCCCAGGCGGTCATGCCGTGGATGATCACCGGGCTCCTCGCCGGTTTTATCGTGGCCATGGTCACCATCTTCAAGAAGACCTGGGCTCCGGCCACTGCCCCTGCCTATGCTATCCTGGAAGGGTTGGCGTTGGGGGGCATCTCCGCCTTTTTCGAGGCCCAGTTCCCGGGGATCGTTATCCAGGCTGTAGCCCTTACCCTCGGCACCCTTTTTGCTCTGCTAATGGCCTACAAATCAGGACTTATCCGGGCTACGGAGAACTTTCGGCTTGGTGTCGTAGCCGCCACCGGGGGTATCTTCATTGTTTACATGATCAGCATGTTTGGCCGGATGATCTTTGGCTGGCAGATGCCCCTTATCCACGATAGCGGTCCCATGGGTATCGCCTTCAGCCTGTTCGTGGTGGTTATTGCGGCATTGAACCTGGTACTGGACTTCGATTTCATCGAGAAGGGACACGGTATGGCCCCGAAGTACATGGAGTGGTTCGCGGCTTTCGGGTTGGTGGTCACCCTGGTGTGGCTCTACCTTGAGATCCTCCGTCTCCTGTCAAAGCTGCGGAGTAAATAA
- the thyX gene encoding FAD-dependent thymidylate synthase, with the protein MSKGTERLERIQVPELEEILGQAFPVLDDGFVRLIDYMGNDDSIVQAARVSYGKGTKSVSDDRGLLRYLMRHRHTTPFEMCEVKLHVRVPMDLWRQWIRHRTANVNEYSTRYSLAIDRFRTTQPDQWRLQSEINRQGSEGGMDTDVGQRLTERETQAQSFLKEIYDERIERGVAREQARKDLPLSTYTEAYWKIDLHNLLHFLNLRMDHKAQLEIREYAETIGEKIVQKWVPLAWEAFMDYRHGSVSLSSDEVAVLALINSGQMDKADKLLIETGFTVQDGDNVKPTLEGRELAGKMERMGVEVPWGKS; encoded by the coding sequence GTGAGTAAAGGTACAGAACGCCTCGAACGCATCCAGGTACCGGAACTGGAAGAGATCCTCGGCCAGGCCTTCCCCGTTCTGGATGACGGTTTTGTGCGCCTCATCGACTACATGGGTAACGACGATTCCATCGTGCAGGCCGCCAGGGTCTCCTACGGCAAGGGCACCAAATCGGTGAGCGACGATCGGGGCCTCCTCCGGTACCTCATGCGGCACCGCCACACGACCCCCTTTGAGATGTGCGAGGTGAAGCTCCACGTCCGGGTTCCCATGGATCTGTGGCGCCAGTGGATAAGGCACAGAACAGCTAACGTCAACGAATACTCTACCCGATATTCTCTTGCCATCGACAGGTTCCGCACCACCCAGCCCGACCAGTGGCGACTTCAGTCCGAGATCAACCGTCAGGGCAGTGAGGGCGGTATGGACACCGACGTCGGCCAGCGCCTCACTGAGCGCGAAACCCAGGCCCAGAGCTTCTTAAAGGAAATATACGACGAACGGATCGAACGGGGGGTCGCGAGGGAGCAGGCCAGGAAGGATCTGCCCCTTTCCACCTACACGGAGGCGTACTGGAAGATCGACCTGCACAATCTCCTCCACTTCCTGAACCTGCGCATGGATCATAAGGCACAGCTTGAAATAAGGGAATACGCCGAGACCATCGGCGAAAAGATCGTCCAGAAGTGGGTTCCGCTGGCCTGGGAGGCGTTCATGGACTACCGTCACGGGTCCGTGAGCCTGTCCAGTGACGAAGTGGCGGTCCTGGCCCTCATAAACAGCGGCCAGATGGACAAAGCCGACAAACTGCTTATCGAAACCGGGTTCACGGTCCAGGACGGGGACAACGTCAAACCCACCCTGGAGGGAAGGGAACTGGCCGGGAAAATGGAGAGGATGGGAGTGGAAGTGCCGTGGGGGAAAAGCTGA
- a CDS encoding CcmD family protein → MSDLTCLFVAFALIWTGVLGYLVRLAGLRRQLEAKIHRLQERLENRDLHND, encoded by the coding sequence ATGAGTGATCTTACCTGTCTGTTCGTGGCTTTTGCCCTTATATGGACCGGGGTCCTCGGCTACCTCGTCAGGCTCGCGGGCCTGAGAAGGCAGCTTGAGGCAAAGATCCACAGGCTCCAGGAGCGCCTTGAAAACAGGGATCTTCACAATGACTAA
- a CDS encoding TlpA disulfide reductase family protein yields MTKRLLLVLMLLALIIAGCSKGDSGEDLSKGAPDFTLAAVDGSMVSISDYRGKVVLVDFWATWCPPCLEMIPILSRLHKKYSDKGLVVLGVSLDNEGLEMLGTFVHEKMIPYKIVMGDKKIGSAFGGVSSIPTLYMVDRNGRLVRKLTGYHSYAQLEEQVKKYL; encoded by the coding sequence ATGACTAAGCGTTTGCTCCTTGTGTTGATGCTTCTTGCGCTGATCATCGCCGGCTGCAGCAAAGGTGACAGCGGTGAGGATCTGTCAAAAGGCGCGCCGGACTTCACCCTCGCTGCTGTAGACGGTTCCATGGTGAGCATTTCCGACTACAGGGGCAAGGTCGTTCTCGTGGACTTCTGGGCTACGTGGTGCCCTCCCTGCCTGGAAATGATCCCGATCCTGTCAAGGCTGCACAAGAAATACTCGGACAAGGGACTGGTCGTCCTGGGAGTGTCACTGGACAACGAAGGCCTGGAAATGCTGGGGACTTTCGTCCACGAAAAAATGATCCCCTACAAGATCGTCATGGGCGACAAAAAGATTGGCAGCGCTTTTGGGGGGGTGTCCTCCATACCGACCCTGTATATGGTGGACCGGAACGGCAGGTTGGTGAGAAAACTCACCGGGTACCATTCCTATGCACAGCTGGAGGAGCAGGTTAAGAAATACCTGTAA
- a CDS encoding pyridoxamine 5'-phosphate oxidase family protein, whose protein sequence is MDRKELMHMFNSPNRLGTMSTSDDEGNLNAGVFNSLRMIDEQTAVMALGGNRSLDNLEKHPKAVFLFFEPDPDPLHWKGARVYMEVDKIDREGPLFEQLVQQVRDAAGDQAADGIRAAVTFKIRDARPLIDMGA, encoded by the coding sequence ATGGATCGTAAAGAACTGATGCACATGTTCAACAGCCCCAACCGCCTTGGGACTATGAGCACCAGCGACGATGAGGGGAACCTGAACGCAGGTGTCTTCAATTCCCTCAGGATGATAGATGAGCAGACAGCGGTCATGGCTCTTGGTGGGAACCGCTCCCTGGACAACCTGGAGAAACATCCCAAAGCTGTTTTCCTTTTCTTCGAGCCGGATCCGGATCCCCTCCATTGGAAAGGTGCTCGTGTTTACATGGAGGTGGACAAGATAGACCGGGAAGGGCCCCTCTTCGAGCAGCTGGTACAGCAGGTCCGGGATGCGGCCGGTGACCAGGCGGCGGACGGGATAAGGGCCGCGGTGACCTTCAAGATAAGGGATGCGAGGCCCCTTATTGATATGGGGGCTTAA